From Sporosarcina sp. 6E9, a single genomic window includes:
- the floA gene encoding flotillin-like protein FloA (flotillin-like protein involved in membrane lipid rafts), whose protein sequence is MNAGSIGIIAIVFVAIIILAIFFTLVPVTLWISAMAAGVRVSIFTLIGMRLRRVIPNRIVIPLIKAHKAGLDVGISQLESHYLAGGNVDRVVNALIAAHRANIELTFERAAAIDLAGRDVLEAVQMSVNPKVIETPFIAGVAMNGIEVKAKARITVRANIDRLVGGAGEDTVIARVGEGIISTIGSSVDHAKVLEHPDMISQTVLSKGLDSGTAFEILSIDIADVDVGENIGANLQTEQAEADKKIAQAKAEERRAMAVANEQEMKARVEEMRAKVVSAEAEVPMAMADALRSGNIGVMDYMNYKNVQSDTSMRDSISKYGTENPDTENQ, encoded by the coding sequence ATTAATGCAGGATCAATTGGAATAATCGCTATTGTATTTGTTGCAATCATAATCTTAGCGATATTTTTCACACTTGTTCCAGTAACACTATGGATCTCGGCGATGGCTGCCGGTGTTCGTGTAAGTATTTTCACGCTGATAGGAATGCGTCTTCGTCGGGTAATTCCGAATCGAATTGTCATTCCATTGATCAAGGCTCATAAAGCAGGTTTGGATGTTGGCATCAGCCAGCTTGAAAGTCACTATTTAGCAGGTGGAAACGTTGACCGTGTTGTAAATGCTCTAATTGCTGCTCACCGTGCAAACATCGAGTTAACGTTTGAACGTGCAGCTGCAATTGACCTAGCGGGCCGTGACGTGTTAGAAGCTGTTCAAATGTCAGTTAACCCGAAAGTCATTGAAACGCCATTTATTGCGGGTGTTGCAATGAACGGGATTGAAGTTAAAGCGAAGGCGCGTATTACTGTTCGTGCTAATATTGATCGTCTCGTTGGTGGTGCAGGAGAAGATACGGTTATTGCGCGCGTTGGGGAAGGGATTATTTCAACAATTGGTTCATCTGTGGACCATGCGAAAGTTCTTGAACACCCAGATATGATTTCACAAACAGTTTTATCTAAAGGGCTCGATTCAGGTACTGCATTCGAAATTCTTTCAATTGACATCGCAGACGTTGATGTCGGAGAGAACATTGGTGCAAATCTTCAAACTGAACAAGCTGAAGCAGATAAGAAAATTGCACAAGCCAAAGCGGAAGAACGTCGTGCAATGGCTGTTGCAAACGAGCAAGAAATGAAAGCAAGAGTTGAAGAAATGCGTGCTAAAGTTGTTAGTGCTGAAGCAGAAGTACCAATGGCGATGGCAGATGCACTTCGTTCGGGCAATATTGGCGTTATGGATTACATGAATTACAAAAACGTCCAATCAGACACAAGCATGCGTGATTCAATAAGTAAATATGGTACTGAAAACCCAGATACCGAAAATCAATAA
- a CDS encoding nodulation protein NfeD: MNILIRRLILFVILVTAVTLPFIESNAKTTKVYQVPIEDAVEKGLYKFLQRSFSEAAAADADAIILDINTPGGFVDAAGQIAKLLDSSEMEIIAYINDDALSAGAFLALHADKIYMSPNGRIGAAAVIDSGGNAADDKAESAWHAAMTNAAKSSGRDPKYALAMVDDSYDFPKYRAGVGKLLTLTASEAIEVEYSEGTVSSFNELLKVNGYENAEVISTQETISESIARFITHPVVVPILLSLAGLGLVVELYSPGFGVPGTMGIVSLLLFFYGHLVAGLAGFESIILLVVGIGLIVAEFFIAGGIAGILGAMAVIGSIILAGGNPMNMAISVLIALVVAAIGTVIIIKFFGKKLHLLNKVVLMDATDTESGYVSNINRTELVGRIGKTSTPLRPAGTVELDGERIDVVSNGSYIDKGKSVIIIKVEGSRVVVRESEEKGENK; this comes from the coding sequence ATGAATATATTAATTAGGAGATTGATCCTCTTCGTTATTCTTGTCACGGCTGTAACGCTACCTTTCATAGAATCCAATGCCAAAACTACAAAAGTGTATCAAGTTCCGATTGAGGATGCAGTTGAGAAAGGACTATATAAATTTTTGCAAAGATCCTTTTCTGAAGCTGCAGCAGCTGACGCGGATGCAATTATTCTCGATATTAATACACCTGGCGGTTTTGTAGATGCGGCAGGTCAAATCGCAAAACTACTCGATTCTTCGGAAATGGAAATAATTGCGTATATCAATGATGATGCATTATCTGCTGGCGCATTCTTGGCACTTCATGCGGATAAGATCTATATGTCGCCCAATGGACGTATCGGAGCAGCAGCAGTAATTGATTCGGGTGGAAATGCGGCGGATGATAAAGCTGAAAGCGCTTGGCATGCGGCTATGACAAATGCTGCCAAATCTTCCGGTCGTGATCCTAAATATGCCTTGGCGATGGTAGACGATTCTTATGATTTTCCAAAATATCGTGCGGGCGTTGGAAAATTACTAACACTAACTGCAAGTGAAGCGATAGAAGTAGAATATAGTGAAGGAACTGTCTCTTCATTTAATGAGTTATTAAAAGTAAATGGTTATGAAAATGCTGAAGTTATTTCAACACAAGAGACAATATCAGAGAGTATTGCAAGATTTATTACGCATCCAGTAGTTGTTCCGATATTGCTTTCATTGGCAGGTCTAGGACTCGTAGTAGAATTGTATTCACCAGGTTTTGGTGTACCGGGAACAATGGGAATTGTTTCTTTGTTACTCTTTTTCTATGGTCATCTAGTGGCTGGGCTTGCAGGTTTTGAGTCGATTATTTTATTAGTTGTAGGAATCGGTCTCATTGTCGCAGAGTTTTTTATAGCCGGCGGAATTGCGGGCATACTTGGCGCGATGGCAGTAATTGGAAGTATTATATTAGCAGGTGGCAATCCAATGAATATGGCTATTTCCGTATTAATTGCGCTTGTCGTTGCTGCAATAGGGACGGTGATTATTATCAAATTTTTCGGGAAAAAATTACACCTGTTGAATAAAGTTGTCCTTATGGATGCGACAGATACTGAAAGCGGGTATGTTTCTAATATTAACCGCACAGAATTAGTTGGACGTATTGGCAAGACTTCTACGCCATTGAGACCAGCGGGTACGGTAGAGTTAGATGGAGAAAGAATTGACGTTGTTTCTAACGGAAGTTACATTGACAAAGGAAAAAGTGTTATCATTATAAAGGTTGAAGGTTCTCGAGTAGTAGTAAGAGAATCAGAAGAGAAGGGGGAAAATAAATAA
- the rpsU gene encoding 30S ribosomal protein S21 yields the protein MSKTVVRKNESLEDALRRFKRDVSKSGKIRESRKREYYEKPSVRRKLKSEAARKRR from the coding sequence ATGTCAAAAACTGTCGTTCGTAAAAACGAATCGCTTGAAGACGCTCTTAGACGTTTCAAACGTGACGTTTCCAAAAGTGGAAAAATACGTGAATCACGAAAGCGTGAGTATTATGAAAAGCCAAGCGTGAGACGCAAATTAAAGTCTGAGGCTGCAAGAAAGCGTCGCTAA
- a CDS encoding HD family phosphohydrolase, translating to MMRPIRDFINALKFKYFSLFLIGLFSLALFFIMYGIVQKETYEIKRFQIASEAIRSIKTVEDTTKTELEKERAANEVTPVYQFSEDVAKNRQAIAENVFNFFIEVKKGIETDDVEPKAPQVIQKKSIEEVREKLSFLEEEEPELQLDEESIISLLSQEVVILENVRDFIIDAIGFELMNKIRTDDLSIKKYDIENKIRIANIVPSTIKQPVITIGRTLIVETEIINEDLTKARIEEAKAAVEPIRILQGQVIVREGQVIDNEVYRQLEIAGLLTNQSPVKPLAGIILFIFVISAVIFMHFSTWKENTLAKRKSLVIILVVLFLQVVMMKLISLVEPEFDLLIAFLFPTALAAMLVKLLTNERLALTVTIVTAATAGIILQDGYAAIIQMEIALYILFGGLTSLYLLGNVSRRSTILGTSLGVAVSNLLFLAFYLLMTQTSYTLSELIFYAVAAISSGVISGALTIGLLPFFETGFGILSDIRLIELSNPNHPLLKRVLTETPGTYHHSVMVANLADAACESIGANGLLARVGSYYHDIGKTVRPGYFIENQHTGKNPHDLLPPEKSRDIIIAHAEDGAKLLEKHKMPPEIIAIARQHHGTSLLRFFVFKARELGDDVNEENYRYPGPKPQTKEIAIISIADSVEAAVRSMKEPTSEKIVSLVRSIISEKLNDGQFDECDLSMKELKKVECAICETLNGIFHNRIEYPE from the coding sequence ATGATGCGGCCGATACGTGACTTTATCAATGCCTTAAAATTCAAATACTTTTCACTGTTTTTAATCGGTCTATTTTCGCTCGCCCTCTTTTTTATCATGTACGGAATTGTACAAAAAGAGACGTATGAAATCAAACGTTTTCAAATTGCATCCGAAGCGATTCGATCTATTAAAACAGTAGAGGATACGACTAAAACAGAACTAGAAAAAGAACGTGCGGCAAATGAAGTAACGCCTGTCTATCAATTTTCTGAAGATGTTGCAAAAAATCGACAGGCAATTGCTGAAAATGTTTTTAATTTTTTTATTGAAGTAAAAAAAGGTATTGAGACTGATGATGTTGAACCTAAAGCACCTCAGGTTATCCAGAAAAAGTCCATTGAAGAAGTTCGTGAGAAACTATCTTTTTTAGAGGAAGAGGAACCAGAATTACAATTAGATGAAGAATCTATCATCAGTCTTTTAAGTCAAGAAGTGGTTATTCTTGAAAATGTTCGGGATTTTATCATTGATGCAATCGGCTTTGAATTGATGAACAAAATACGAACAGATGACTTGTCGATTAAAAAATATGATATTGAAAATAAAATTCGAATAGCGAATATTGTCCCATCAACGATAAAGCAACCTGTTATTACCATAGGTCGGACATTAATTGTTGAAACAGAAATAATAAATGAAGACTTGACCAAAGCTAGAATCGAAGAAGCGAAAGCTGCAGTTGAACCGATTCGAATATTGCAAGGACAGGTTATCGTTCGAGAAGGTCAAGTGATTGATAATGAAGTATATCGTCAATTAGAAATCGCTGGACTATTAACGAATCAGTCGCCTGTAAAACCGTTGGCAGGCATTATATTATTCATCTTTGTAATTAGCGCTGTTATTTTCATGCATTTTAGCACGTGGAAAGAAAATACGTTAGCGAAGCGGAAATCACTAGTTATTATTCTAGTTGTTCTTTTTCTGCAAGTGGTCATGATGAAGTTAATTTCTCTTGTCGAGCCAGAATTTGATTTGTTAATCGCTTTCTTATTTCCAACCGCACTCGCAGCCATGTTGGTTAAGTTGCTGACAAACGAACGACTGGCGCTCACAGTAACGATAGTGACTGCAGCAACAGCGGGCATAATTCTACAAGATGGGTATGCTGCCATTATCCAAATGGAAATTGCCTTATACATATTATTTGGCGGGCTCACTAGCCTTTATTTACTTGGTAATGTTAGTCGCAGGTCTACTATATTGGGGACTAGTTTAGGAGTAGCTGTATCAAATCTACTGTTTCTAGCTTTCTATTTACTTATGACTCAAACTTCTTATACCTTATCGGAATTAATCTTTTATGCGGTTGCCGCCATTAGCTCAGGCGTAATTTCAGGTGCATTAACAATCGGTTTATTGCCATTTTTCGAAACGGGTTTTGGCATATTATCAGATATTCGCTTAATTGAACTTTCAAACCCAAATCATCCGTTGTTGAAAAGAGTCCTTACAGAAACACCAGGTACCTATCATCATAGTGTAATGGTTGCTAATTTAGCAGACGCCGCCTGTGAATCTATTGGCGCAAACGGACTCTTAGCACGTGTTGGAAGTTATTATCACGATATCGGAAAAACTGTTAGACCGGGTTATTTTATCGAAAATCAACATACTGGAAAAAATCCGCATGATTTGTTGCCGCCTGAGAAAAGCCGGGACATAATTATTGCGCATGCTGAAGACGGGGCAAAGCTATTGGAAAAGCATAAAATGCCACCAGAAATTATTGCGATAGCGAGACAACATCATGGAACAAGTTTATTGAGATTTTTTGTATTTAAAGCACGTGAATTAGGCGATGATGTAAATGAAGAAAACTATCGATATCCAGGACCCAAACCGCAAACGAAAGAAATTGCCATTATTTCAATTGCTGACAGTGTTGAAGCCGCAGTCAGATCGATGAAAGAGCCAACATCTGAAAAAATTGTTTCCCTTGTGCGCTCAATCATTTCAGAAAAATTAAATGATGGCCAATTTGATGAATGCGATTTATCGATGAAAGAACTTAAAAAGGTCGAATGTGCAATATGCGAAACATTAAATGGTATTTTTCATAACCGAATTGAATACCCGGAATAG
- the ybeY gene encoding rRNA maturation RNase YbeY has product MLDIFMDDETGSINNDIQQLVSDILKHAAGEEGVSGEAEVSVTFMSDDEITKVNAEYRGINQPTDVISFALEEMSEGEVEIIAQQGIPVALGDIIISVDTAVRQAEEYGHDLNREIGFLALHGFLHLLGYDHLTKEDEVKMFGRQKEILHSFGLER; this is encoded by the coding sequence ATGCTTGATATTTTTATGGATGATGAGACCGGCTCAATAAATAACGATATACAACAATTAGTATCGGATATATTGAAACATGCAGCGGGTGAAGAAGGGGTGTCAGGAGAAGCTGAAGTGTCAGTGACTTTTATGTCTGACGATGAAATAACAAAAGTAAATGCTGAATACCGCGGTATCAATCAACCGACTGATGTCATTTCTTTTGCTTTAGAGGAAATGTCTGAAGGTGAAGTGGAAATCATTGCACAACAAGGGATTCCGGTTGCACTTGGCGATATCATTATTTCGGTCGATACTGCCGTGCGTCAAGCGGAAGAATATGGGCATGACTTGAACCGTGAGATTGGATTTTTAGCACTGCATGGTTTTTTACACTTGCTCGGTTATGATCACTTAACAAAAGAAGATGAAGTGAAAATGTTCGGTAGACAAAAAGAAATACTTCATTCCTTTGGGTTGGAGAGATAG
- a CDS encoding PhoH family protein, with the protein MTERLIQLHVEDTNEAVMLLGNSDQNMKLIEEELGLSIMTRGDSITLNGDAENQEMGRALIEQLIKVIRKGININQRDVATAIEMVKGGTIEYFSELYDEEISRDVNGKAIRAKTIGQREYIQAIRSRDLVFCIGPAGTGKTFLAVVLAVHAMKSGSAKRIILTRPAVEAGESLGFLPGDLKEKVDPYLRPLYDALHTVLGAEHTERLMERGVIEIAPLAYMRGRTLDDAFVILDEAQNTTKAQMKMFLTRLGFGSKMIITGDKTQIDLPRGMDSGLIAAETILRNVSDIRFQYLEAGDVVRHPLVAKIIEAYDEEQTS; encoded by the coding sequence ATGACTGAACGATTAATCCAACTGCATGTTGAAGACACCAATGAAGCGGTAATGCTGCTCGGGAATTCTGATCAAAACATGAAATTGATTGAAGAGGAGCTTGGTCTTTCGATAATGACGAGAGGCGATTCGATAACTTTAAACGGAGATGCAGAAAATCAAGAAATGGGTCGTGCATTGATTGAACAACTAATTAAGGTTATCCGAAAAGGGATCAATATAAACCAACGTGATGTCGCGACTGCCATTGAAATGGTGAAGGGCGGGACAATTGAATACTTTTCTGAACTTTATGATGAAGAAATTTCGAGGGACGTCAATGGAAAAGCGATTCGTGCAAAGACAATTGGGCAAAGAGAATATATTCAAGCGATTCGTTCAAGGGATTTAGTGTTTTGTATCGGACCGGCCGGGACTGGGAAAACTTTTCTCGCAGTCGTATTGGCAGTGCATGCAATGAAGTCAGGATCTGCAAAACGTATTATATTGACGAGACCAGCTGTTGAAGCAGGTGAGAGTCTAGGCTTCCTTCCAGGAGACTTAAAAGAAAAAGTGGACCCGTACCTCAGACCGTTATACGATGCATTACACACTGTACTAGGCGCTGAGCACACGGAACGTCTTATGGAGCGGGGCGTAATTGAGATTGCGCCGCTTGCTTACATGAGAGGTCGCACCTTGGATGATGCATTTGTTATACTTGATGAAGCGCAAAATACGACGAAAGCGCAAATGAAAATGTTTCTAACACGATTGGGTTTCGGCTCTAAAATGATTATAACCGGAGATAAAACGCAAATTGATTTACCACGGGGCATGGATTCTGGCTTAATAGCGGCAGAAACTATCTTAAGAAATGTCTCTGATATTCGTTTTCAATATTTGGAGGCAGGCGATGTTGTGCGACATCCACTTGTTGCTAAAATAATTGAAGCTTATGATGAGGAACAAACATCGTAA
- a CDS encoding sporulation protein YqfD has translation MISKRYTIRIAKNKNVSAFLTKLKSLGTTITLLTIMDGVVDFRTDHKGVRNVRKYRRRYGLKVKITTTDRDPGLAALFSSYRFLVALFIPLVLSFFLWSVSVESDVPEVAERIEVKLNEASIIRFRPLYLIPNEDEIRRNLMQDDPSLSWVRFKRRGVSLTIIPMLSPASDIDSLEEGPPSDLVARTGGMITRFALTRGERIGHTYMTVKKGDILATGILEQGEKEVLVGAEGAVFADFWVEYKFSLPKRVQYTVQGEEEVEFIFHNPLKNKNPTEFWKLFTTNRTISEVSTEFELVEGMETTIILELIKSQLLAEYGHEATIKDNKVLHVSFDNDKVKGTILFLINDNIAMKRPIAKETEAND, from the coding sequence ATGATCTCTAAGCGATATACAATACGTATTGCGAAAAACAAAAATGTATCGGCCTTTCTAACAAAACTTAAATCGTTGGGGACAACGATAACATTACTGACAATCATGGATGGCGTAGTGGATTTTCGTACAGACCACAAAGGTGTCCGAAATGTCCGTAAGTATCGCAGGCGATATGGATTGAAGGTGAAAATCACAACAACCGATCGTGATCCCGGATTAGCCGCGCTTTTTAGTTCATATCGGTTTTTAGTTGCACTTTTTATCCCTTTAGTGCTTTCGTTTTTTCTATGGTCCGTGAGCGTGGAATCTGATGTACCAGAAGTGGCAGAAAGAATTGAAGTGAAATTAAACGAAGCTTCAATCATTCGTTTCCGTCCTCTTTATCTAATTCCGAATGAAGATGAAATCCGACGTAATTTAATGCAGGATGATCCATCATTATCATGGGTTAGATTTAAGCGACGCGGGGTATCATTAACCATTATCCCAATGCTATCACCAGCATCTGATATCGATTCCCTAGAGGAGGGGCCGCCTTCTGACCTGGTAGCCCGAACTGGCGGCATGATTACCCGTTTTGCCTTAACGCGGGGAGAACGTATAGGGCATACTTATATGACTGTTAAAAAAGGGGATATATTGGCGACGGGTATACTTGAACAAGGCGAGAAAGAAGTGCTAGTTGGTGCTGAAGGTGCGGTATTTGCAGATTTTTGGGTAGAGTATAAATTTAGTTTGCCAAAAAGGGTTCAGTACACAGTGCAAGGTGAAGAAGAAGTTGAATTTATATTTCATAACCCGTTAAAAAACAAAAATCCAACTGAATTTTGGAAGTTGTTCACTACAAATAGAACCATAAGCGAGGTTAGCACGGAGTTTGAGTTGGTTGAAGGAATGGAAACGACGATCATCTTGGAACTGATTAAAAGTCAATTATTAGCTGAATATGGACATGAGGCGACGATAAAAGATAATAAAGTTTTGCACGTCTCATTCGATAATGATAAAGTTAAAGGGACTATATTGTTTCTTATAAATGATAATATCGCAATGAAAAGACCGATAGCCAAGGAGACTGAGGCAAATGACTGA